A part of Methanorbis furvi genomic DNA contains:
- the ileS gene encoding isoleucine--tRNA ligase, giving the protein MKEITESYVPANVESGVRTYWDANDTYRKTRELRSGGKPWLFVDGPPYTTGYIHLGTAWNKILKDSILRYHSMTGKNIVERAGYDMHGLPIEVKVEEKLGFKNKADIEKHGVANFIEECRTFALTHKDLMSEQFKNLGVWMDFDDPYQTVDSGYIEAAWYTLKRCEEEKMLERGSRVVNWCPRCGTAIADAEVEYWDETDPSIFVKFPITGRENEYLVIWTTTPWTLPANVAVAVGADFVYAKVRAVKDGASEDLWIAKDLAEQILKYGKYQDYSIIETKTGAELAGTKYTSPLAEHVPVQQQVEHRVVIADYVALENTGMVHIAPGHGWDDYLVGLRENLPIICPVDGNGNFTADAGIFAGKYVKDEETNNAVIEVLGTAMLAKRKITHRYGHCWRCKTPIIYRATSQWFLRVKEVRDKMLAEIADEVTWYPEWAGSARFHDWIEEVRDWCISRQRYWGIPIPVWVCPVCNKYHVIGRYAELEQMSGQKMTDPHRPYVDDITIPCECGGAMRRVPDIFDVWYDSGVASWATLHFPQETEAFENSWPAEFILEGQDQTRGWFYSQLALSTIAFGKAPYKSVLMHGFSLDSNGKKMSKSLGNVITPEEVVAQFGVDVLRQYILSASAPWDDLRFSMEGVKTVHRMFNVLWNVYRFPLPYMQLDGYTPATTAAGVWDPSVVEDHIAEFGREDRWLVSRVNSLAEAVTKEMAVCNLHRATRPIATFVLDELSRWYVQLVRPRMWLEEDSVSKRQAYDTMYYVLRRLMTIFAPFAPHITEEMYQNLKCAGDSPSVHMQDWFSGVPQLIDSALEEEMTIVQEFDEAVANARQNGKRKGRWPVGEVVVAAASPAVANAVLVMNDLCCDRANARSVRAVSGIWDRVEWTALPVMKVIGKQFGRDGPKVKAFIEESDGTALRAALAASGKVAMEKDGFATELTDEHMTFEERMPENVFSSPLGDGSMVYVDVTLTAELESEGYAREVIRRIQEMRKQADLAVDAKISCEVVVMDERVAKLVDAKHDLIADEVRSSCLKIRSPEEKPCSCCVAEHALLSMEWEIDELKLSISIAKAN; this is encoded by the coding sequence GTGAAAGAAATCACCGAAAGCTACGTCCCTGCAAACGTAGAAAGCGGCGTCCGCACCTACTGGGACGCCAACGACACCTATCGAAAAACCCGTGAACTCCGTTCCGGCGGAAAACCCTGGCTGTTCGTCGACGGCCCGCCCTACACCACCGGCTACATCCACTTAGGAACCGCCTGGAACAAAATCCTCAAAGACAGCATTCTCCGCTACCACTCCATGACCGGCAAAAACATCGTGGAACGTGCAGGATACGACATGCACGGCCTCCCGATCGAGGTCAAAGTCGAAGAAAAACTCGGATTCAAAAACAAGGCCGACATCGAAAAACACGGCGTCGCAAACTTCATCGAAGAATGCCGCACCTTTGCTCTCACCCACAAAGACCTCATGTCCGAGCAGTTCAAAAACCTCGGCGTCTGGATGGACTTCGACGACCCCTACCAGACGGTCGACTCCGGCTACATCGAAGCTGCCTGGTACACCCTGAAACGGTGCGAAGAAGAAAAAATGCTGGAACGCGGCAGCCGCGTCGTCAACTGGTGTCCCCGCTGCGGAACCGCCATCGCCGACGCCGAAGTCGAATACTGGGACGAAACTGACCCCTCCATCTTCGTCAAGTTCCCGATTACCGGCCGCGAAAACGAATACCTCGTCATCTGGACAACCACTCCCTGGACCCTTCCGGCAAACGTCGCAGTCGCTGTTGGCGCTGACTTCGTCTACGCCAAAGTCCGCGCAGTCAAAGACGGTGCCTCCGAAGACCTCTGGATCGCCAAAGACCTTGCCGAGCAGATCCTCAAATACGGAAAATATCAGGACTACTCGATTATTGAGACCAAGACCGGCGCTGAACTTGCCGGAACCAAATACACATCCCCGCTCGCAGAGCATGTCCCGGTCCAGCAGCAGGTAGAACACCGCGTCGTCATTGCAGACTACGTCGCGCTCGAAAACACCGGAATGGTCCACATCGCGCCCGGTCACGGATGGGACGACTACCTTGTCGGTCTCCGTGAGAACCTTCCGATCATCTGCCCGGTTGACGGCAACGGCAACTTCACCGCTGATGCAGGTATCTTTGCAGGCAAATATGTCAAGGATGAAGAGACCAACAACGCAGTAATCGAGGTGCTCGGGACAGCCATGCTTGCGAAACGCAAGATCACCCACCGGTACGGACATTGCTGGCGGTGCAAGACCCCGATCATCTACCGCGCAACCTCGCAGTGGTTCCTCAGAGTCAAAGAGGTCCGCGACAAGATGCTTGCCGAGATCGCTGACGAGGTCACCTGGTATCCGGAATGGGCAGGTTCTGCCCGGTTCCATGACTGGATCGAGGAGGTTCGCGACTGGTGTATCTCCAGACAGCGGTACTGGGGAATCCCGATTCCGGTCTGGGTCTGTCCGGTCTGCAACAAGTATCATGTGATCGGCAGATATGCCGAGCTTGAACAGATGTCTGGTCAGAAGATGACCGATCCGCACCGACCGTATGTGGATGATATTACGATTCCCTGCGAATGCGGCGGTGCGATGCGGCGTGTGCCCGACATCTTTGATGTCTGGTATGACTCCGGTGTTGCGTCCTGGGCAACCCTGCACTTCCCGCAGGAGACCGAGGCGTTTGAAAACTCCTGGCCGGCTGAGTTCATTCTTGAAGGACAGGATCAGACCCGCGGCTGGTTCTACTCGCAGCTGGCGCTGTCAACGATTGCGTTTGGCAAAGCTCCCTACAAGTCTGTGCTGATGCACGGATTTTCGCTGGACTCAAACGGGAAGAAGATGAGCAAAAGCCTGGGGAATGTTATCACTCCCGAGGAGGTTGTTGCCCAGTTTGGTGTGGACGTTCTTCGCCAGTATATTCTTTCGGCAAGTGCGCCGTGGGATGATCTGCGGTTCTCGATGGAGGGCGTGAAGACGGTGCACCGGATGTTCAATGTGCTGTGGAATGTTTACCGGTTCCCGCTGCCGTATATGCAGCTGGACGGCTACACTCCGGCAACGACTGCGGCAGGAGTCTGGGATCCGTCTGTGGTGGAGGATCATATTGCGGAATTCGGTCGTGAGGACCGCTGGCTGGTCAGCCGCGTGAACTCTCTTGCAGAAGCTGTTACAAAAGAGATGGCGGTCTGCAATCTGCACCGTGCAACGCGTCCGATTGCGACGTTCGTGCTTGACGAGCTGTCGCGATGGTATGTGCAGCTTGTCCGTCCGCGGATGTGGCTTGAGGAGGATTCAGTTTCAAAGCGTCAGGCGTATGATACGATGTACTACGTGCTGCGGAGACTGATGACGATTTTTGCGCCGTTCGCCCCGCATATCACAGAAGAGATGTATCAGAATCTGAAGTGTGCAGGCGACTCTCCTTCGGTTCATATGCAGGACTGGTTCTCCGGTGTTCCGCAGTTGATCGATTCTGCTCTTGAGGAGGAGATGACGATTGTGCAGGAGTTTGATGAGGCGGTGGCAAATGCCCGGCAGAATGGTAAGCGCAAAGGGCGCTGGCCGGTTGGCGAGGTTGTGGTTGCTGCTGCGTCTCCTGCGGTTGCGAATGCGGTGCTGGTGATGAACGATCTCTGCTGCGATCGTGCGAATGCACGGTCGGTGCGTGCGGTTTCCGGCATCTGGGACAGGGTTGAGTGGACTGCTCTGCCGGTGATGAAGGTTATTGGTAAGCAGTTCGGCCGCGATGGTCCGAAGGTGAAGGCGTTTATTGAGGAGTCGGACGGAACAGCCCTGAGGGCAGCCCTCGCCGCTTCCGGTAAGGTTGCGATGGAGAAGGATGGTTTTGCTACCGAGCTTACTGATGAGCATATGACGTTCGAGGAGCGGATGCCGGAGAATGTGTTCTCTTCTCCGCTCGGCGACGGCAGTATGGTGTATGTGGATGTGACGCTGACTGCTGAGCTTGAGTCTGAAGGATATGCCCGCGAGGTTATCAGGCGGATTCAGGAGATGCGCAAGCAGGCTGATCTTGCGGTGGATGCGAAGATTTCGTGCGAGGTTGTGGTGATGGATGAGCGTGTTGCGAAGCTCGTTGATGCGAAGCATGATCTGATTGCTGATGAGGTTCGCTCTTCGTGTCTGAAGATCCGGTCGCCTGAGGAGAAGCCGTGTTCGTGTTGTGTTGCCGAGCATGCCCTGCTTTCGATGGAGTGGGAGATTGATGAGCTGAAGCTGTCGATCAGTATTGCGAAGGCAAACTGA
- a CDS encoding flavodoxin family protein, producing the protein MKVLAFNGSPRKSWNTATLLKNALEGADATGAETELIHLYDLNFKGCKSCFACKMIGGKSYGRCAVSDDLQEIFAKVEEADAVIFGSPIYLGRVSGEMAAFLDRLVFQYLEYGPKVTLFPRKMQTGFIYTMNITEEQMKQSGLDSHIAFNTMALERTFGPTEALLSFNTYQFADYAKVVSSVWNVAEKTKQREEVFPLDCKKAFELGARLAAASRVSE; encoded by the coding sequence ATGAAAGTTCTTGCGTTCAATGGAAGTCCGAGAAAGTCCTGGAACACGGCAACCCTGCTGAAGAATGCTCTGGAAGGAGCTGACGCGACAGGGGCGGAGACCGAGCTGATTCATCTGTATGATCTGAATTTTAAGGGATGCAAAAGCTGTTTTGCCTGCAAGATGATTGGAGGAAAAAGTTACGGAAGATGTGCGGTGTCTGACGATCTTCAGGAGATTTTTGCGAAAGTGGAGGAGGCAGATGCAGTAATATTTGGGTCTCCGATCTATCTGGGCCGCGTGTCCGGCGAGATGGCGGCATTTTTGGATCGGCTGGTGTTTCAGTATCTGGAGTACGGGCCAAAGGTGACGCTGTTTCCAAGGAAGATGCAGACCGGATTCATCTATACGATGAATATTACCGAGGAACAGATGAAACAGTCAGGACTTGACTCGCATATTGCGTTCAACACAATGGCGCTTGAGAGGACATTCGGCCCGACCGAGGCACTTCTCAGCTTCAACACCTATCAGTTTGCGGACTATGCCAAAGTGGTTTCGTCAGTATGGAATGTTGCGGAAAAGACGAAACAGCGTGAGGAGGTGTTCCCTCTCGACTGCAAAAAGGCGTTTGAGCTGGGTGCACGTCTTGCGGCAGCTTCGCGTGTGTCTGAGTGA
- the cls gene encoding cardiolipin synthase produces MIDILWNLIGEGVVWFVAIIVILVNIGAIVTLLFLERRNPQVVAGWLLLILLVPIIGFVVYLFFGRHLYGEHIFSKKTVADEGFAKIAQYQYKQIQEKTLRLPAEIERFDSAIALLLNLDDAAYSDNNQVDVYTHGEDKFAAFKEAIKSAEHHIHMEYYILRADELGREIIDLLAERAAAGVEVRVLFDAVGVQKVKKEFYANLTKAGGRVAIFFPLKIPFLNTRINFRNHRKILVVDGKTGFIGGFNIGDEYLGKGPLGYWRDTHLRIHGASVASLQTRFIMDWNYTVPDAPVVLGSHKDTDNRYYPLKELLAPHGTSGVQIASSGPDGAGRAIYSGFVSLIGHARKSIYIHTPYFIPDETIFTALLLAIRAGIDVRIVIPCKPDHPFVYWASYSYLGDLVRAGAKGYTYDNGFIHSKTAIIDGVASTIGTANWDIRSFKLNFETNAFVYDETFGQMMNDIMTKEMEEKCTLVTAEIYNNRPNWIKFKEGICRLVSPLL; encoded by the coding sequence ATGATTGATATTCTCTGGAATCTTATCGGGGAAGGAGTCGTATGGTTTGTTGCAATCATCGTCATCCTCGTGAATATCGGGGCCATTGTAACCCTGCTCTTTCTTGAACGGCGAAACCCGCAGGTGGTCGCCGGCTGGCTGCTGCTCATCCTGCTCGTTCCGATAATCGGATTCGTCGTCTATTTGTTCTTTGGCAGACACCTGTATGGAGAACACATCTTCAGCAAAAAGACCGTCGCCGACGAAGGATTCGCAAAAATTGCCCAGTACCAGTACAAACAGATTCAGGAAAAAACCCTGAGACTTCCAGCCGAGATCGAACGCTTCGACAGCGCGATTGCACTTCTCCTCAACTTGGACGATGCCGCATACTCTGACAATAACCAGGTTGACGTCTACACTCACGGAGAAGACAAGTTCGCCGCATTTAAAGAAGCGATCAAATCCGCAGAACATCACATCCACATGGAGTATTACATTCTCCGTGCAGACGAACTCGGAAGAGAGATCATCGATCTTCTCGCAGAACGTGCCGCAGCAGGCGTTGAGGTGCGGGTACTCTTTGATGCGGTCGGTGTCCAGAAGGTCAAAAAAGAGTTCTATGCAAACCTGACCAAAGCAGGTGGACGGGTCGCGATCTTTTTCCCGCTGAAAATTCCGTTCCTCAATACCCGCATCAACTTCCGCAACCACCGAAAAATTCTCGTGGTTGACGGAAAAACCGGATTCATCGGCGGCTTCAACATCGGTGACGAGTATCTCGGCAAAGGACCTCTGGGCTACTGGCGCGATACACACTTACGGATTCACGGGGCATCAGTCGCGTCGTTACAGACGCGGTTCATCATGGACTGGAACTACACCGTCCCGGACGCTCCGGTAGTTCTCGGCTCGCACAAAGACACCGACAACCGGTATTACCCGCTAAAGGAACTTCTCGCACCGCACGGAACCTCGGGAGTCCAGATTGCATCCTCCGGGCCTGATGGTGCAGGCAGGGCAATTTACTCAGGGTTTGTGAGCCTCATCGGCCATGCGAGAAAATCGATCTATATTCACACCCCGTACTTCATTCCTGACGAGACGATCTTCACCGCACTTTTGCTCGCAATCCGTGCAGGAATTGATGTGCGGATTGTGATTCCCTGCAAGCCGGATCATCCGTTCGTCTACTGGGCAAGCTACTCGTACTTGGGCGATCTCGTTCGTGCGGGAGCAAAGGGCTACACCTATGACAACGGGTTCATCCACAGCAAAACAGCAATCATCGACGGGGTTGCGTCAACGATCGGCACGGCAAACTGGGACATCCGCAGTTTCAAGCTGAACTTTGAGACGAACGCTTTCGTCTATGATGAGACGTTCGGGCAGATGATGAATGATATCATGACCAAAGAGATGGAAGAGAAGTGCACGCTGGTGACAGCTGAGATCTACAACAACCGGCCGAACTGGATCAAGTTCAAGGAAGGTATCTGCCGGCTGGTCTCACCGCTGCTCTAA
- the cofG gene encoding 7,8-didemethyl-8-hydroxy-5-deazariboflavin synthase subunit CofG, which yields MAQTITFSRNVFLPLTNVCANACGYCSFKAPVGDGCVMPESEVLATLKRGSEFGCTEALFTFGERPENEPGFRQYIERAGYPDILSYCMAMSRAAIDLGMLPHTNAGILTYEEMERLRNVNASMGLMLETTAEVPAHRHSPGKDPAVRIQMLADAGKLKIPFTTGLLLGIGETVADREESLMVIRDLQKQYGHIQEVIIQNFCPKPGTEMADTPGATADDIRETLMMAAEILPKSISIQIPPNLADASALLSCGVTDLGGVSPVTIDYINPEHPWPALDALRDIASGYELRERLCVYPQYCNAEWIAPELLPLVQRLANQTYGL from the coding sequence ATGGCCCAGACGATTACGTTTTCCCGCAACGTGTTTCTCCCGCTAACCAATGTGTGTGCGAATGCCTGCGGCTACTGTTCGTTTAAAGCGCCTGTTGGGGACGGCTGCGTGATGCCGGAGTCTGAGGTTCTCGCAACACTTAAGCGCGGCAGTGAGTTCGGCTGCACCGAAGCGCTGTTCACGTTCGGGGAGCGGCCGGAGAACGAACCCGGGTTCAGGCAGTATATCGAGAGAGCCGGGTATCCTGATATTTTGTCGTACTGCATGGCAATGAGTCGGGCCGCAATCGACCTTGGGATGCTGCCGCACACCAACGCAGGTATCCTGACGTATGAAGAGATGGAACGGCTGCGGAACGTGAACGCAAGCATGGGACTGATGCTTGAGACGACCGCCGAAGTTCCTGCTCACCGCCACAGTCCGGGAAAAGATCCTGCCGTTCGAATTCAGATGCTTGCTGATGCAGGCAAGCTGAAGATTCCATTCACGACCGGTCTCCTGCTTGGCATCGGCGAGACCGTTGCGGACCGCGAGGAGTCGCTTATGGTGATCCGTGACCTGCAGAAGCAGTACGGCCACATTCAGGAGGTCATCATCCAGAACTTCTGTCCAAAACCGGGAACCGAGATGGCGGATACGCCGGGCGCAACTGCAGACGACATCCGCGAGACCCTGATGATGGCTGCTGAAATTCTTCCAAAAAGTATCTCGATTCAGATCCCGCCGAACCTGGCGGACGCATCAGCACTGCTCTCGTGCGGTGTGACGGATCTTGGAGGCGTCTCTCCGGTAACGATTGATTACATCAATCCCGAGCATCCCTGGCCGGCGCTTGATGCACTTCGGGATATTGCATCAGGATACGAGCTGCGCGAGCGGCTGTGCGTGTATCCGCAGTACTGCAATGCGGAGTGGATTGCGCCGGAACTTCTGCCGCTGGTCCAGAGGCTTGCCAATCAGACATATGGTCTGTGA
- the purC gene encoding phosphoribosylaminoimidazolesuccinocarboxamide synthase has product MKQGDLLYLGKAKSVYLTDKPDELLVVFRDDITAFDGQKKNVLLGKGVYNAKVTAYLYPLLEAAHIPTHFLSAVSENTHLVRKLSMIPLEVIVRNRAAGSLVKNYGFSEGQVLSPPVIVLDLKDDSRHDPMVNDDIVTALGIATTGELREIKRLALAVNDVLRENLAKKDLDLIDMKFEFGRDASGVIRLGDEISMDSMRLWDHGSVGASLDKDVYRKELGDVMETYAAVAERICSE; this is encoded by the coding sequence ATGAAGCAGGGCGATCTTCTCTATTTGGGTAAGGCAAAGTCCGTGTATCTGACCGACAAACCGGATGAACTTCTGGTGGTGTTTCGCGATGATATCACTGCGTTTGACGGGCAGAAAAAGAACGTCCTGTTGGGAAAGGGAGTTTACAACGCGAAAGTTACCGCGTATCTGTATCCGCTGCTTGAGGCTGCACATATTCCGACGCATTTTCTTTCTGCCGTGTCAGAAAACACCCATCTGGTCAGGAAACTTTCCATGATTCCGCTGGAGGTCATTGTCCGCAACCGTGCGGCAGGTTCTCTTGTGAAAAACTATGGATTTTCCGAAGGCCAGGTGCTTTCCCCGCCGGTGATTGTTCTTGATCTAAAAGACGATTCACGTCACGACCCGATGGTGAACGATGATATCGTTACGGCTCTCGGGATTGCGACCACCGGCGAACTTCGTGAGATCAAACGGCTTGCTCTTGCGGTGAACGATGTGCTGCGTGAAAATCTTGCGAAAAAGGATCTGGATCTCATCGATATGAAGTTCGAGTTCGGCAGGGATGCGAGCGGCGTGATCCGGCTAGGAGACGAGATCAGTATGGACTCGATGCGGCTGTGGGATCACGGCTCTGTCGGTGCATCACTTGACAAGGATGTCTACCGCAAAGAGCTGGGCGATGTGATGGAGACCTATGCTGCTGTTGCAGAGCGCATCTGCAGCGAATAA
- a CDS encoding PHP domain-containing protein, which produces MSGSVQYESSCPLVFSKGSAFDMHVHTSHSDGLVHIPELLAYLRRRNLCAAITDHNTITGVREAYEHDDANDRIIPGIEVSAADGPHLLIYFDTVRDLQSYYESSISGHQGACPHMATDLVTEKIVSEANESGGLVAAAHPYGYAMLVRGVLKAIDVGMVSPTVLDDIDGLEVICGGLSHSLNTRAEAYAVANNFCMTGGSDAHTLREVGRAVTVADEMLPVPEFLEAVRLQRTDVIGCERGPANNLLMGTQVLAKYVPYLGPGLAVHLRQGKMRLRR; this is translated from the coding sequence ATGTCCGGGTCCGTCCAGTATGAATCCTCCTGCCCGCTTGTATTCAGCAAAGGCAGTGCATTCGACATGCATGTCCATACCAGCCACTCAGACGGGCTTGTTCACATCCCCGAACTCCTTGCCTACCTCAGACGCAGAAATCTTTGTGCCGCAATAACGGATCACAACACCATTACAGGCGTCCGCGAAGCCTACGAGCATGACGATGCGAACGATCGAATCATCCCGGGCATTGAGGTCTCTGCCGCTGACGGCCCACATCTCCTCATCTACTTTGACACAGTTCGCGACCTGCAGTCCTACTACGAGTCATCAATAAGCGGTCATCAGGGGGCCTGTCCCCACATGGCAACCGATCTTGTCACGGAAAAAATTGTCAGCGAAGCAAACGAAAGCGGCGGTCTCGTCGCCGCCGCACATCCGTACGGTTACGCCATGCTGGTTCGCGGTGTTCTCAAGGCAATTGATGTCGGCATGGTGTCTCCAACAGTACTCGATGACATCGACGGGCTTGAGGTCATCTGCGGCGGCCTCTCACACTCGCTCAACACCCGTGCCGAAGCCTACGCAGTTGCAAATAACTTCTGCATGACCGGAGGTTCAGACGCCCACACGCTTCGCGAAGTGGGACGCGCCGTAACGGTTGCAGATGAAATGCTTCCGGTACCAGAGTTTCTTGAAGCAGTCCGCCTCCAGAGAACTGATGTCATCGGCTGCGAACGCGGGCCTGCCAACAATCTCCTGATGGGAACGCAGGTCCTCGCCAAATACGTGCCCTATCTTGGCCCGGGCCTTGCCGTGCATCTCAGGCAGGGAAAAATGCGGCTTCGAAGATAG
- a CDS encoding SDR family NAD(P)-dependent oxidoreductase: protein MRLEDKVTIVTGSTSGMGLVEAEVLAKEGAKVVVVGRNEKALKEVTETIIKNGGEAIGIRADITTAAGVQELFDKVMSTYGRVDVLVNNAGVFDKYTKLLDTSDELWDSIFTINLKSIYWLTKLVLPQMIERQSGAIVNIASVAGLVAGKGGASYTASKHAVIGLTKHMSSEYARFGIKINAICPGTIVTPLIADSVDNIPKDLVPTRCFGQPEEVADLCVFLASDEAKFMNGSIIPIDGGYTIQ from the coding sequence ATGAGATTAGAAGATAAAGTAACAATTGTTACCGGATCAACTTCTGGTATGGGACTGGTTGAAGCTGAAGTACTTGCCAAAGAAGGTGCAAAGGTAGTTGTAGTCGGCAGAAATGAAAAAGCCCTGAAAGAAGTCACAGAAACCATCATTAAGAATGGTGGTGAAGCCATTGGCATTCGAGCAGATATCACCACTGCAGCAGGAGTACAGGAATTATTTGATAAAGTAATGTCAACTTATGGACGTGTGGATGTCCTTGTCAATAACGCAGGAGTATTTGACAAATACACAAAACTGCTCGACACGTCAGATGAATTATGGGACTCCATTTTCACGATCAACCTGAAATCCATCTACTGGTTAACGAAATTGGTTTTGCCGCAGATGATTGAGCGGCAGAGCGGAGCGATTGTTAATATCGCATCAGTTGCCGGCCTTGTCGCTGGAAAAGGAGGAGCATCCTACACTGCATCCAAACACGCAGTGATTGGATTAACCAAGCACATGTCCTCAGAGTACGCACGTTTCGGTATCAAAATCAATGCAATCTGTCCGGGTACGATTGTTACCCCATTGATTGCAGATTCAGTAGACAACATTCCAAAAGATCTTGTACCAACGAGATGCTTTGGTCAACCCGAAGAGGTTGCCGATTTATGCGTATTCCTTGCTTCCGATGAAGCAAAGTTCATGAATGGCTCTATAATCCCGATTGATGGTGGATACACCATCCAGTAA
- a CDS encoding OFA family MFS transporter, producing the protein MIELKSNRWLVLLAGFIFNFCLSGTSAFSTFVSPVMDTTGWDMGSVTLAYTFYNIMICVFGIVIGVLGPRINSKLLMYVGATLFAAGWIITGFATEIWMFWLGFGIIAGIGGGCLYNFSVTNTLKWFPDKKGLISGLLLGGAAIGPVFSAPLATALLGDVGVMASYQIIGIIYGILMFAVGWMVSVPPANYKPDGWEPDTCGTSGAANVVSTKDYTWNEMLKTPTFWLLFLVFAFACTPYMMMLSAVSTIGQQQAGMTLAMAAIAVSLLAISNFVGRLLFGAVSDKLGRYKTLLIAVAIDVIAIVMLGTITEPIPFMAVMCILGACGGALLVMFPPITSDNFGSKNSGLNYAIMFVAYSMAALIGPQLLAYFKNTTGAYTLAFSFSAGLMLVAGVILFIVMFKRKRECEYTT; encoded by the coding sequence ATGATAGAGTTAAAATCTAATCGTTGGCTGGTTCTGCTGGCAGGGTTCATATTCAACTTCTGTCTCTCTGGCACCAGTGCATTTAGTACCTTTGTCTCACCGGTAATGGATACTACTGGATGGGATATGGGTTCCGTTACTCTTGCATATACCTTCTACAATATTATGATTTGTGTGTTTGGTATTGTAATCGGAGTTCTTGGACCACGGATCAATTCAAAACTTCTCATGTACGTGGGCGCGACTCTTTTCGCAGCAGGATGGATAATTACCGGATTTGCTACTGAAATATGGATGTTTTGGCTCGGTTTCGGAATTATTGCCGGTATCGGAGGAGGATGCCTTTACAATTTCTCAGTCACAAACACTCTCAAGTGGTTCCCTGACAAGAAAGGTCTCATTTCCGGTCTCCTGTTAGGGGGTGCAGCAATAGGTCCTGTTTTCAGTGCCCCGCTCGCCACTGCCCTTCTTGGCGACGTTGGAGTTATGGCAAGTTATCAGATTATTGGTATCATCTATGGTATTCTCATGTTTGCAGTTGGCTGGATGGTCTCAGTTCCACCAGCAAATTACAAACCGGACGGTTGGGAACCTGATACCTGTGGAACTTCTGGAGCAGCAAACGTTGTCTCCACGAAGGATTACACTTGGAATGAGATGCTCAAAACCCCAACTTTCTGGCTACTCTTCTTAGTATTTGCCTTTGCCTGTACACCGTACATGATGATGCTCAGTGCAGTATCAACCATTGGTCAGCAACAAGCAGGCATGACTCTTGCAATGGCAGCAATAGCCGTTAGTCTATTGGCAATCTCCAATTTTGTCGGTAGACTTCTATTCGGTGCTGTTTCAGATAAACTTGGAAGATACAAAACACTCCTGATTGCAGTCGCGATTGATGTCATCGCAATTGTCATGCTAGGTACAATTACCGAGCCGATTCCATTCATGGCTGTTATGTGTATTCTTGGAGCATGTGGAGGTGCGCTGCTGGTTATGTTCCCGCCAATCACCTCTGATAACTTCGGAAGTAAAAATTCTGGTCTGAATTATGCGATTATGTTTGTTGCATATTCAATGGCAGCTCTTATCGGACCTCAACTTCTTGCTTATTTCAAAAACACAACTGGTGCCTACACGCTGGCATTTAGTTTCTCGGCAGGACTTATGCTTGTTGCAGGAGTGATCCTGTTTATAGTCATGTTTAAAAGAAAACGTGAATGTGAATACACCACATGA
- a CDS encoding MerR family transcriptional regulator, translated as MDEVNVLQNADGDMSQPIYSIGVVSKMLDIHPQTIRYFGTQGIISPCRDEKNGERKYSIYDIYKLMLRKQYRNIGFSVKDSEDLLNMYQLDEVIQKFELEQKKLEKQMQELELRQKGLISILTRSKSIKSQINKVFYAERPAFWQHAHMRGKKLLMDENSLKARQIAMKLMPLSFYSFCINRDEIKDEMWEKNIPIYDWNLGLEDEFSEIMGYNEIDGSEHIPKMMCLYSIFSVEGTMFLQGSMLDSIWKFMKNNDFSINGNIYGRLILSSTNKLNNAERFFEVWVPFKKRAHFAGRYSY; from the coding sequence ATGGATGAGGTAAATGTTTTGCAGAATGCCGATGGTGATATGTCGCAACCGATTTATTCAATCGGTGTTGTTTCCAAAATGCTGGACATACATCCGCAGACGATTCGCTATTTTGGCACTCAGGGTATTATATCACCGTGCCGGGATGAGAAAAATGGAGAACGAAAATATTCCATATACGACATCTATAAGCTGATGCTTAGGAAACAGTATCGGAATATCGGTTTTTCTGTGAAAGATTCGGAAGATCTTCTGAATATGTACCAGTTAGATGAGGTAATCCAAAAATTTGAACTGGAACAAAAGAAACTGGAAAAACAGATGCAAGAACTCGAACTTCGGCAAAAAGGGCTGATATCCATTCTTACACGGAGTAAATCCATCAAATCTCAAATAAACAAGGTATTTTATGCAGAACGCCCGGCATTCTGGCAGCACGCTCATATGCGGGGAAAGAAACTACTCATGGATGAAAACTCCCTGAAAGCACGGCAGATTGCCATGAAATTAATGCCGCTCTCATTTTATTCTTTCTGTATCAACAGAGACGAGATAAAGGATGAGATGTGGGAGAAAAATATTCCCATTTATGACTGGAACCTCGGATTAGAGGATGAATTTTCTGAAATTATGGGATATAATGAGATTGACGGATCTGAGCATATTCCCAAGATGATGTGTCTTTACTCAATATTCTCCGTTGAAGGAACAATGTTTCTGCAGGGTTCAATGCTTGATTCAATATGGAAATTCATGAAAAATAATGACTTCAGCATTAATGGAAACATTTACGGTCGACTAATTTTGAGTTCTACGAACAAACTGAACAATGCAGAGCGGTTTTTTGAAGTATGGGTGCCATTCAAAAAAAGAGCACATTTTGCGGGGAGATACAGTTACTGA